The DNA region TGAGTGGCATGTTCAGCATGAGTGGCGTGTTCGACATCATCCCCGCATAACGCGCAAAACGCGGCGCGGATCTGTCGCGTCGCCCTCTGCGCCGCGCTTGAATACGCTACGCGCGTCGGACCCATCACCCGCGCCCGCACGGCACTTACCGGCGCGGCACGAGCAATCCAAATGCACGCCGCGTGGCGGCGGATTCGCGCCGCGTCTCTCACCTGTCAGCCACCCGTCCTATAATGCGTGCCGCGTGGACGAGGCACCCGCCCCGCCCGCACCGCATTTTCAGGCATCCGGCATTCAGCAGACGAGGCATCGATGGACGGTTATATCCGCAGCGAGCGGGAAGAATTTTTTGAGCAGTTGTGCATCAGCGTCGACGCCGACGAGGCACACGAACAGGAAGCGATCGAGTTCTTCGAGAACCAGTTCGACCAGGCCGACTTCGATCCCGCGCAGTGGCTCGACATTGCGCTCTACTATTCGCCCGCCGTGGCGCGCGGCATCGTCGACATGGTGACGGCCGACGACAAGGCGCGCAGCAATATCGCAGAAGTCATCGCCGACAACCTCGACATCTCCTATGGCGAGGACGAGTGCCAGCAGTTTGCCGAGACCATCGAATTCGCGCTGAACAACGGCGTGCCGGTGGATCTCGATCTCGTGCTCGACGGCTGCCAGCGCGCCATTGACGATCTCGACACCTGGGCCGACGACGACACCAAGGCGCCGCTGCTGCGCCTGCGCGAAGAGTTGTTGCGCCAGCAAGGCGAGCACTGAGCGGCCGCCCGGCCGCCTTTGGTTCGCCAGTCACCTTTGCCTCGGCGCATGCCGGCGGATTCGTTCCCGCCGCTGCGCCGCGGGCACCCGGTCGGCGCATTCGCGCCGGTCTCTTAAGCATGTGCCGCAATCCGCACCATGTCCCACGCACCGGCATCCACGCGCTATCAGCGAATGCGCCGCGCCGGCTGTGCCGAAATGCTCATTCAAAACGCCTTGAACTGCCAAGACGACGGCAAATTGGCTTTCTATATTCGGGCCAGATTGATGCGCGGATGACCGCGACGGCGCGTCCCTGGAACGTGTTTCTCAGGGGCGCTCCATAGGGGACTTCCTTCGGGCGTATTCCACTATTGTTTATGGCGCCGGATCATCCGTAGTCTCTCGATGCGCGCCGTGCGATGTTCACGCTCGCGCGTCGATCCAGCGTTACTGCCTTGCCGCTTTCACAACCTGAAACTGTCGATGGAAGGAGAGACCATGAGTCTTCGCAACACGCTGAAACCGCTTGCTCTGTTCGTTGGCGCGATCTTCGCCGTCGCGCCGCCGGCCACGTTCGCCGACGACCTGCCGGTGAAGATCGGTTTTGCCGCGCCGCTGACGGGCGCCAATGCCGGCTACGGCAAGGATCTGGAGAACGGCGTTCGCCTCGCGATCGAGGAAGCCAACGCGCAGAAGATCAAGATCGGCGACAAGGTCGCGCAATTCCAGATCGTCTCCGAAGACGACCAGGCCGACCCGCGCATCGGCGTGCAGGCCGCACAGAAACTGGTCGACTCGGGCGTGTCGGCCGTCGTGGGCCACTTCAACTCGGGCACGACGATTCCGGCCTCGCAGATCTACGAGCAGGCCGGCATTCCGGTGATCGACCCGGCCGCCACGAATCCGGTGATCACGGGCCGCGGCTTCGCGAACACCTTCATGGTGATTTCCACCGACGGGCAAAACGCCGGCAATGCCGGCGTGTACGCCGTGCAGGTCACCAAGGCCAAACGCATCGCGATCATCGACGACCGGACCGCGTTCGGCCAGGGCGAGGCCGACGAATTCGAGAAAGCGGTGAAGGCGCACGGCGGCAGCATCATCGCGCGTGAGTACACCGACAATAAAGCGGTCGATTTCAGCACGCAGATCACCAAGATCAAATCGACCAATGCCGATCTGATTTTCTTCGGCGGACTGGACACGCAGGCCGCCGGCTTTGCGAAGCGCATGAAGCAGCTGGGCATGAACGCGCAGCTGGTGGGCGGCGGCGGCGTGATGGATCAGGATTTCATCAAGCTCGCCGGCGATTCGGCTGAAGGCGTGATGGCCTGGGAATACGGACGCCCGCTCGCGCAATTACCCGGCGGCAAGGATTTCTCCGCGAAGTTCAAGAAGCGCTTCGGCGTGGATATCCTGTCCTACGCGCCGTTCGGCTATGACGGCGCATGGGCCGCGATCAAGGCCATGCAGCAGGCCAAATCCAGCTCGCCGAACGACTACCGGCCCGTGCTCAAGGCCATCGATTTCGAAGGTGTGACCGGCAAGATTTCCTTCGACAACACCGGGGCATTGAAGAGCGGCGCGTCGACGCTCTATCAGGTGAAGAACGGGGCGTGGGTGCCCATCGTGACCAAGAGCGGGAGCTGACGCGGGTACCGGCACGGGCTTCGTTACATGTGCCCGTGCCGGCGGCGTGGCTACCGGCTCGTCGAACCGGCAACCTTGACGATCAGTCCGGTATCGAGATCGCGCTCGATTCGCACGAGGTCGTCGTGCATCCCGGCAAACTCCTCGACTGAGCACATCTGATGGGAAAAGGCGGCGCGCAGGTGCCGCCTGACCTGCAGAAGCCGCGCGGCGGGATCGAAGACATAGCTGGATGAAAACGTGAGAAACCGGTCTTGCACCGCTGTGTCGATTGGCAGATCCGTCACCCGCACGAAGCGCGGCAACGTCATTTCCAGCGTCTCGTCGAACTCGCCGCCGATGCAAGCCCACGGCTGAGTCCTCGCAGGCTCCGCGAGCCACGCCTGCACCTGCGAACCCATGCCGCCCGAGAAACTCGTCAAGGCCGGTATTGCGGTGGTGCCGTCGGTCCAGACGAAGTGTTCGACCTTTCCCTGCATCGACGTGGCGAACGGTCCATTCGTGGCCGTGAGATCCGCCGTGCGCAGTTGCACGGTGCCGTGCAGACCCGTCTGCAGGAGACGGTTCGCGGCGATCTGCTGTGTGCGCTGCCGCGTCGCGCGACGAAACGTGTTGCGCTCGATCTCCGCGGTAAAACCCGCGTCTTCCGCACGGTAAGCGTAATGCGCCGCTCCGCTTTCATCGATGTCGATCTGCACGCGCGCGCTGCGTTCGCGCAATTGCGTGGCCGGCGTTCGCGCCAGCACGCCCTCGCCCACCAGCAGCACCGGCCTGTCCATCACGCTCGGCGGCAGATAACCGAAAGCGGTGCCGCCCGCCGTCGTATCCGCGTACAGCGACAGCTCAGGAATCCAGATAATCGCGTGATTGATCGCGCTCGAGCCGTAGCCCGGCACGTCCGGCAAACTGTAGTACGGACCGAGATTGAGCAGCACCGCCTCGCTGCCGATGCCGACCGCGGCCAGCAACGCGCCATACAGCGCGACATGGTCCTTGCAGTCGCCATAACGGTTGCGCAAAACGTCGATCGCCTTGTGCGGGATCGCCGCCGTTTCGCCAAGAAACAAGGCCACATAGCGGATATTCAAGCGCATCCAGTCGTACAGCAGCCGCGCTTTCTCGCGCGGGTCAGCCGTGCCGGCGCTCAGCGTTTGTGCGAGCCGGACGATGGCCGGATCGCCCGTCGTCGCGTCGATCGCGGGCCCGCGATATCGCGCGGCAAAGCTCGCGAAGTCCGGCACGGTGGATACCATCAGGCGGTCACCCCAGTTCGCGTAGCCGACCGCCCCCGCTTCGAGCGGCGCATACGGCCCGTGCTGATAGTCGAACTCGTAGCGGGTACGGCCGTTCGCCGTCACCGGCGGCACGGCGACGTAGCCGCGCGCATCGGCATATAGCGGCACATCGGCGGGCAGATCGAAAATCAGGCGCTGCATTTCGACGGGTTCGCGTGTCGGTTCGACGAGATACGCGAAGGTGCCCGCCTGCAACGGCTTCGTGCGGGTCTTGCGAAACGCCAGATGCACGCGCGAGCCCGGCTCCACGCCCGGGAAGATCACCGTGCGCAACACGCCGTCCTCGAAACTCGGCGCGCCTGCCGAGCGCGGCTCCTGCACGTCGCGGATCGCCTCCGGACCGACGGGATGCGCGACGCCACCCGGATCGATCGTTTCAGCGGCCAGCAACCGCACCTGCTCGATGTCCTTGTTGAACCACACGTAGCGTTGCGCGATATCGTCGACACCGCTCGTCGTGTCGGCGCGCATGACCGTGTCGTCGTGTTCCTCGATGGAGCCGTCTTTCTGGATCGTGAAGAGATGGACGTCGCGCTCGATCGTGGAGGGCGCGCGATCGTCGCCGGCTATGGTGGACGCGCTGTCGTCGGCCAAGGCGATGGCGGCCGGGCACGCGCCCAGCGCCAGACCGAAGAGCAGCCTGAGAAAAACCGCCATGCAGGCGATCTCGCGTCGGCACCGCCTCGCGCGCGGCCTCACTCCGTTTCGCCGAGTTGCCCGAGTAAAGCCTGCAAGCGCTCAACGTGTCTGAGCAGCAGGTGCCGATGTTTTTCGATCTGCTCCAGCCGACCCGCGAGGTCGGCGGAGATCGGGTCGTCGAGATCGCCGGCGGCGATCACCTCTTCCACCTTGGCGCGCATCGAAGCCAGTTCCACCGGCGCATGGCTCAGATGCCGCTCGAAA from Paraburkholderia aromaticivorans includes:
- a CDS encoding branched-chain amino acid ABC transporter substrate-binding protein codes for the protein MSLRNTLKPLALFVGAIFAVAPPATFADDLPVKIGFAAPLTGANAGYGKDLENGVRLAIEEANAQKIKIGDKVAQFQIVSEDDQADPRIGVQAAQKLVDSGVSAVVGHFNSGTTIPASQIYEQAGIPVIDPAATNPVITGRGFANTFMVISTDGQNAGNAGVYAVQVTKAKRIAIIDDRTAFGQGEADEFEKAVKAHGGSIIAREYTDNKAVDFSTQITKIKSTNADLIFFGGLDTQAAGFAKRMKQLGMNAQLVGGGGVMDQDFIKLAGDSAEGVMAWEYGRPLAQLPGGKDFSAKFKKRFGVDILSYAPFGYDGAWAAIKAMQQAKSSSPNDYRPVLKAIDFEGVTGKISFDNTGALKSGASTLYQVKNGAWVPIVTKSGS
- a CDS encoding DUF3857 domain-containing transglutaminase family protein; the protein is MAVFLRLLFGLALGACPAAIALADDSASTIAGDDRAPSTIERDVHLFTIQKDGSIEEHDDTVMRADTTSGVDDIAQRYVWFNKDIEQVRLLAAETIDPGGVAHPVGPEAIRDVQEPRSAGAPSFEDGVLRTVIFPGVEPGSRVHLAFRKTRTKPLQAGTFAYLVEPTREPVEMQRLIFDLPADVPLYADARGYVAVPPVTANGRTRYEFDYQHGPYAPLEAGAVGYANWGDRLMVSTVPDFASFAARYRGPAIDATTGDPAIVRLAQTLSAGTADPREKARLLYDWMRLNIRYVALFLGETAAIPHKAIDVLRNRYGDCKDHVALYGALLAAVGIGSEAVLLNLGPYYSLPDVPGYGSSAINHAIIWIPELSLYADTTAGGTAFGYLPPSVMDRPVLLVGEGVLARTPATQLRERSARVQIDIDESGAAHYAYRAEDAGFTAEIERNTFRRATRQRTQQIAANRLLQTGLHGTVQLRTADLTATNGPFATSMQGKVEHFVWTDGTTAIPALTSFSGGMGSQVQAWLAEPARTQPWACIGGEFDETLEMTLPRFVRVTDLPIDTAVQDRFLTFSSSYVFDPAARLLQVRRHLRAAFSHQMCSVEEFAGMHDDLVRIERDLDTGLIVKVAGSTSR